The nucleotide sequence CTTTTGGGCAAAAGGAAGGTCCATGCTGATGATTAGAACTTTAACATCCTTTCCTAGTTTGGTAACTTCTTCATTGAATTTTCGTCCCTCGATATCACAAACGGGCGTATCAAGTGATGGAACGGATGCAATAACCAGGACTTGTCCAAGAAAATTATCAAGGCTAACCGATGATAAATCCGTTTTAACCACTTCGAAATTTGGTGCTTTTTGTCCCACATCCACCGGTGTTCCCTCTAACTCAAAAGGTGCTCCTCTAACCGTAACAACAAATCCCATTGTTTCCTCCCTTTTCTGATTTAACCAAACCGATTTTTCCCTCAGCAATTTTTAACTAAAAATAATTTTCATGTAGGAATTTTCAAGTCATTGTGAAGAGATTAGCAAAATGACCACGACTTTAACAGCACAACAAAAACCTTGACAAAATCCGGGATGAAATGTTAAGTATTGTTTTGTAAAATAATGTTTCATTTAGTAAAACACCAAATCAGATTAATTGTCGTTCGATCTTCGCTCTTTGGCTTTATCTTTCTCAAGTTTTCATTTCTCTGCAAGGTCAATTTTCAAAAGCTCTCCACTAGCTGGTTCTCAATGGCTGACATGCAGAAGGAGGGAAAACACATGGACTTTGATTCAGGGCTTGAAATCCAAACTAAGGGCTTCGGACGAGTTATCTGGAAGATTTTAACCACTGTGCTGGTTTTAGCAAGTATCTACAGCATTTATGTTGTAATTCATCCGCATACGCCCTTATCAAAACTACGAATTTCTGTTCTGGACATTACTCAACTTCAGAGAGCTACTCACGTTTTTCTTTTGCTTATCTCTGGTTTCCTGCTTTCATCACTCCACCCTTATCCTTCGCCCCCTTCTGCAGGAACGTTTATTTTTTTATTATTCGCTCTAGTTCCCATAGCGGCTCTATATAAACTAAAGATCTCTTTTACAATCAAGATTATGTGCCTCTTAATATGGCTATTAATCATGATGCCTTTGTTTTTTCCAAAATCTAGAAGGGGTATCGATTTCCTGGTAGCGACCCTTATGATCATTCCATATATCTATGAAATTAAGATGTTCGAAGATCTAATAATGAGAGCCATGTTTCCAGAACCCCTGGATATTTTTATGTCCTTTACAATGTTTATAGGGCTCTTAGGATTGGTATATAGATTAACCGGTCCGGTGCTTCCCTGTTTGGTGCTTTTCTTTCTCTTTTACAATCTTTATGGAGAAATCTTCCCCAAAATACTTTCCCATCCCCCTTTTGATTTCGATCTCCTGCTAGGAAAAATCTACTGTGAGACAGAAGCTGGTCTTTTTGGACTTATTACAGGTGTATCTTCCAAATACCTCGTTTACTTCACTATACTTGGTGGCATAGTTGGAGCTCTTAGAATTGGTCGTCTAATTGCTAATCTTGCGTCTGTAGTGGTAGGTAAAGGGCGGGATGCTCCAGGTAAAGTAACAATTGTAGCCAGTATATTTATGGGAATGTTCAGTGGATCCGGTGCTGCAGATACTCAATTCGTAAGCACTATAGCAAAGCCTCTGTATGAGCAAGCTGGTTATAACAAACATATTGCTGCAGGAATTTCCGCTACAGCGGGCACCATAGCTATGGTAACGCCCCCAGTGCTAGGATCAATGGCATTCATCATGGTAGAAATTCTTTCCATTCCTTATTCCTGGGTATGCATCATGGCTTTAGGTCCTATGATTTTATACCTCGTGGCCATCTGGAGCTATAACCGCTATTATGCAATCTGCCAAAACCTAAAAATGATAGAAACAGGAGAAACTCTAACTTACAAATATTTTCTGGGATACATTCATATTTTCTTGCCCATAATTTTGATAATTGTGATGATCTTTTTAGGATACCCGGTAAACATCGGCGTAGTTATAGCCACCGCAACTTTTATAATTATAGCTTACATCGACAGACGAATTGAACGCCCAAATTTGCAAATAATCATAAACGGTTTAGCCACCGGTTTTCGTGCATTATTACCAATAGGCACTGCCGTCGTTGCCGCAAATGTTATTATGACGCTTATGGTAATTACGGGTCTTCCTAGCAAGTTCTCACTTTTGCTTGGTCATATAGCCGGACAAAACCTTTTTATTGCCACATTATTCGCGGCAACTTTCAGTCTCATTCTGGGCATGGGTGTTCCTCCTACAGCAACATATGTTATAGCTTCATCCCTTACCGCTCCCGCCATCTGCCAAATAGCCATAGCAAATGGGATCCCTGGAGAAGCCGCTCTTCTTGCAACTCATATGTTTATCATGTATTATGCAATTCTGGCTGATGTAACTCCTCCAGTGGCACTTTCCGCTTATGCATCTGCTAGCGTCTTTGGAACCCATCCTCTTACTACTGGCGTTTACGCCGCTAGAGTAGCTATTCCCAAATACATAGTAGGCTTTTCATTCATTCTCTCATTCTATGGAACAGCTCTACTTATTGTGCCCGTATGGAAGGTGAGTTCAGGGCAAGAGGCTTTGATGTTAAGCCTGGGAAGGTTCATATTTGCAATAGGTGGAAGCTGGATTTTGTCTATGGCAACGGCTGGTTACGCTTTCAGACACTTAAACAACAAAGAACGATGGATACTTGGTATACTTTCTCTCGGACTATTCTGGCCTAGCTGGAGTTTTAATTTAATAGCAGCTATGGGTATAGCTTTATTATTCTTCGCCTTTAAGAAAACCAAAGGGGGTGAAAGATTGGAACAAACGAGCGAATATGGAAGCAAGGGTTAGCCAGGACTCAGGGTAAAAAATGTTGGATAAGCAAAGGAGGCAGCCATGAAGAAGTTAATGATGTTAATAATGTCAGTTGTCCTGATGGTTGGAGTTACTGTAAACAACCTATCAGCGGAAGAAAAAACGGCTAACATCATTATTGCCACTGGTGGACTTGGAGGTGTCTATTATTATTACGGCACAGCTGTATCGGAAATCCTTTCTCAAAAAGGTGGACTCAAAGCAACCGCTATCCAGACAGCAGCATCTATTGACAACATTCTGCTAATTCAAAAGAAAACTGATCCAAATGCTGGCACATTCTATTGTGGAACCGTTTTACCTGATTCTGCTTACCTTGCCTACACGGGAAAGCATGAAAAATTCAAAGATAGTCCGGCAAAGGATCTAAGAGTATTGTGGGCAATGTATCCCAATTTTCTCCACATAGTAACCACATCTAATTCTGGCATTAAGTCTCTCGCTGACTTAAAAGGCAAAAGGGTCTCAACGGGAGCACCCAATTCTGGAACTGAAGTTGAAGCCTTTTTGGTAATAGAAGCAGCGGG is from Thermodesulforhabdaceae bacterium and encodes:
- the tpx gene encoding thiol peroxidase, whose protein sequence is MGFVVTVRGAPFELEGTPVDVGQKAPNFEVVKTDLSSVSLDNFLGQVLVIASVPSLDTPVCDIEGRKFNEEVTKLGKDVKVLIISMDLPFAQKRWCGAAGIDPESAQVITLSDHRSASFGKNYGVLIKDLRLLARAVFVISRDGIIKYRELVPEVSHEPNYEAALAAARACV
- a CDS encoding TRAP transporter fused permease subunit gives rise to the protein MDFDSGLEIQTKGFGRVIWKILTTVLVLASIYSIYVVIHPHTPLSKLRISVLDITQLQRATHVFLLLISGFLLSSLHPYPSPPSAGTFIFLLFALVPIAALYKLKISFTIKIMCLLIWLLIMMPLFFPKSRRGIDFLVATLMIIPYIYEIKMFEDLIMRAMFPEPLDIFMSFTMFIGLLGLVYRLTGPVLPCLVLFFLFYNLYGEIFPKILSHPPFDFDLLLGKIYCETEAGLFGLITGVSSKYLVYFTILGGIVGALRIGRLIANLASVVVGKGRDAPGKVTIVASIFMGMFSGSGAADTQFVSTIAKPLYEQAGYNKHIAAGISATAGTIAMVTPPVLGSMAFIMVEILSIPYSWVCIMALGPMILYLVAIWSYNRYYAICQNLKMIETGETLTYKYFLGYIHIFLPIILIIVMIFLGYPVNIGVVIATATFIIIAYIDRRIERPNLQIIINGLATGFRALLPIGTAVVAANVIMTLMVITGLPSKFSLLLGHIAGQNLFIATLFAATFSLILGMGVPPTATYVIASSLTAPAICQIAIANGIPGEAALLATHMFIMYYAILADVTPPVALSAYASASVFGTHPLTTGVYAARVAIPKYIVGFSFILSFYGTALLIVPVWKVSSGQEALMLSLGRFIFAIGGSWILSMATAGYAFRHLNNKERWILGILSLGLFWPSWSFNLIAAMGIALLFFAFKKTKGGERLEQTSEYGSKG
- a CDS encoding TAXI family TRAP transporter solute-binding subunit; this encodes MKKLMMLIMSVVLMVGVTVNNLSAEEKTANIIIATGGLGGVYYYYGTAVSEILSQKGGLKATAIQTAASIDNILLIQKKTDPNAGTFYCGTVLPDSAYLAYTGKHEKFKDSPAKDLRVLWAMYPNFLHIVTTSNSGIKSLADLKGKRVSTGAPNSGTEVEAFLVIEAAGLSPKDFSKHERLGAAESAEALAAGTIDAYFWSGGLPTASITELGTTLSRKGAKMEFIPLAPNDPVVQKLLQDYPGIMEANTIPKDVYNTEKDVPTLAFWNLFLCSASLPQDVAYKMTKTLFENIKQLHEGVKASKDTTPENTVKFIKGTIPFHDGAVKYFKEIGAIK